A single region of the Thermodesulfatator indicus DSM 15286 genome encodes:
- a CDS encoding nucleotidyltransferase substrate binding protein, with the protein MDLKIRLNTAYKALETLSELLDKKVELTSEFYVIFRDASIQRFEYTFEVVWKVLKQFLWEIEKLECYSPKSCFRTAGQVGLLSPEETELAFKNGRCQECHLAHLQGGSGQADLP; encoded by the coding sequence GTGGATTTAAAGATCCGGCTTAACACAGCTTACAAGGCCCTTGAGACTTTATCTGAACTGTTAGATAAAAAAGTTGAGTTAACTAGCGAATTTTATGTAATTTTTAGAGACGCTTCTATTCAAAGATTTGAATATACTTTTGAGGTAGTCTGGAAGGTGCTCAAGCAATTTCTCTGGGAAATTGAGAAGTTAGAATGTTATTCACCGAAAAGTTGTTTTCGGACTGCCGGACAAGTAGGGCTTCTTTCGCCGGAAGAGACAGAACTGGCCTTTAAAAATGGTAGATGCCAGGAATGCCACCTCGCACACTTACAGGGAGGAAGTGGCCAGGCTGATTTACCGTGA
- a CDS encoding nucleotidyltransferase family protein, whose translation MADTDKWAQKLKDLLNEFCKKNNLKEVEIFLFGSRAWGRPMRASDFDLVVKGQSQLASLLREFLEESTFPYEVDVVLWEELSDELRQKILTEGEKWI comes from the coding sequence ATGGCTGATACTGATAAATGGGCACAAAAATTAAAAGACTTGCTCAATGAGTTTTGTAAGAAAAACAATCTTAAAGAAGTGGAAATTTTTTTATTTGGTTCAAGGGCCTGGGGCAGACCGATGAGGGCGTCAGACTTCGATCTGGTAGTAAAAGGGCAAAGTCAGCTTGCTTCCTTGCTTAGGGAGTTTCTTGAAGAAAGTACCTTCCCATACGAGGTAGATGTGGTCTTGTGGGAAGAACTATCAGATGAACTGCGCCAGAAGATACTAACCGAGGGAGAAAAGTGGATTTAA
- the acsC gene encoding acetyl-CoA decarbonylase/synthase complex subunit gamma: MGLTGIQILGMLPKKNCKECGFPTCLAFAMKVAAGQADIAACPYVSEEAKEKISEASAPPIRTIKLGSGDHTLAVGGETVLFRHEKRFEHPTAIGLLLRTDMAEDEISERLAKFKKLRWERVGVKLEPEVIAIEDVGGDAQKMADLVKKVREEVPEAVLVLMSEKKDVLAAGAQECGEHKALLYGVTLENLKDMAELAKETGFPLGVKADSLGEAARISEELIKAGIKDIVLDTGPRGLRELYEDQVIMRRAAIKKRFKPFGFPSITFPFRFTENLVTEYMIASVLVAKYAGMIVLSDFRADLLYPLMVERMNIFTDPQRPLVVEEGIYPLNGPDENSPVCITCNFALTYFIVSGEIEGSRVPTWLLIKDTEGLSVLTAWAAGKFGADTIAEFVKKCGIADKVKHRKLIIPGYLAGIKGELEEELPDWEIVIGPREASGLPPFLKEWKAA; the protein is encoded by the coding sequence ATGGGTCTTACTGGAATTCAGATTTTGGGCATGCTTCCTAAGAAAAACTGTAAGGAGTGCGGGTTTCCTACGTGTTTGGCCTTCGCCATGAAAGTAGCGGCTGGCCAGGCTGATATTGCTGCTTGCCCTTATGTTTCAGAAGAAGCCAAAGAAAAAATTTCCGAGGCCTCAGCTCCACCTATAAGGACTATAAAACTTGGAAGTGGGGATCACACTTTAGCTGTTGGTGGTGAGACGGTTTTATTTCGCCACGAAAAGCGCTTTGAACACCCAACGGCCATTGGTCTCTTACTGCGCACAGATATGGCTGAAGACGAAATAAGTGAAAGGCTTGCCAAGTTTAAAAAACTTCGCTGGGAAAGAGTAGGGGTAAAACTTGAGCCTGAAGTTATCGCTATTGAAGATGTGGGCGGTGATGCTCAAAAGATGGCTGACCTGGTAAAAAAAGTGCGGGAAGAAGTGCCAGAAGCGGTTCTCGTCCTCATGAGTGAGAAAAAAGATGTCCTGGCCGCTGGGGCCCAAGAGTGTGGTGAACATAAAGCCCTTCTTTATGGGGTCACTTTAGAAAATCTTAAAGATATGGCCGAGCTTGCCAAAGAAACTGGCTTTCCTTTGGGGGTTAAGGCTGATTCTCTAGGAGAGGCGGCTCGCATCTCGGAAGAGTTAATAAAAGCAGGTATCAAAGATATTGTTCTTGATACCGGCCCGAGAGGGCTTCGTGAGCTCTATGAAGACCAGGTTATTATGCGCCGAGCCGCTATAAAAAAACGCTTTAAGCCTTTTGGGTTTCCTAGCATTACCTTTCCCTTTCGATTTACAGAGAATCTTGTAACCGAGTATATGATCGCTTCGGTGCTGGTGGCCAAGTATGCGGGCATGATAGTGCTTTCTGATTTTAGGGCCGATCTGCTCTATCCCCTTATGGTTGAACGCATGAACATCTTTACCGACCCCCAGCGGCCGCTGGTGGTGGAAGAGGGCATTTATCCGCTAAACGGCCCAGACGAAAACTCACCAGTCTGTATCACCTGTAACTTCGCCCTTACTTATTTTATCGTCTCGGGCGAGATAGAAGGTAGCCGAGTACCTACCTGGCTACTTATAAAAGACACGGAAGGTTTGTCTGTACTTACGGCCTGGGCCGCAGGGAAATTCGGGGCGGATACCATTGCCGAGTTCGTAAAAAAGTGCGGTATTGCTGATAAGGTAAAGCACCGCAAACTTATTATTCCCGGGTATCTGGCGGGTATTAAAGGTGAGCTTGAAGAAGAATTACCAGACTGGGAAATCGTAATTGGCCCGAGAGAAGCAAGCGGTCTTCCGCCATTTCTGAAAGAATGGAAAGCGGCTTAG